GTGTTCCTgagctcttacacccatccaaatcagctggatggtttattgacaatgtgtcccgaggggcggcacctccgatgccatagaaacccctcccctggattaggaaacctttggaattcaggaggtgttccagtggagcatgaaaatgaacggcaattttcctaaagcccagacccaagcagaacaaagccaggccccatcagtggcagagcaaaggtcccccatccctgtgtccctgtggccgctgaggcggcagcgcaggcccgaggcggtgccgggtcccggtgcagccggggcagagcggcggctgcgcgagcggcaaccccggcggtgagtgcggcagccccgtgggagcggcggctccgggcacagacgccggcggcagccgctgtggctcatggaaccgagtggccattgggacactgcagggcctcctggaatccaggggccggtgggacattggggagcctcttggagccaagggaaccctgggatgtttttgaacatcctggaatcaaggaggttttgtgacactgcaggtcctcatggaacaaaaggaaccctgagagtttttgcaacctcatggaatcaaggggctgTTTCTGGCAAGATGCTCTGCTTTGATAATACCTAAAAAtagtcagagaatgcaaacaatgcaagctctctgtgatgagttactgctggtgtcaaggtgctgtttttaattctgaatcatgctaaacccaaaatgcttcatgaaacttcaaacacacatcctgctttctgaagcaggatttgacagataagctgctccctggcctgcaaatatgtctggcagtcaaacccttggtaactataaaagccccgtccaactgtcATGTGGCAGATTcctccacagacttccttgaagtgtgtggagcttctgccatgaagcagggacagctcttcatggtcactgcccagggattaagtgaaagagagagaactactCCCTGTCATTGTGGGttgagttacctcaatctctgcttcaggattgtttctttttgctggctttgatccaattgtTTTAATAGAGTTACTTTGGTAGActccactgtcctatcttacactatactactagaggtttttggcttttataatttgaagtaaataattctctttaaggtctttcatctgttcacttttctgatcaattttttgttcatttgtcataataaatcattgtttttatagaaatatttctgatttgccatcactaaaacctgcaggacaatgtgattgaatcacacctctataattccttcaattgaaaccaaaatctgagtCTGAGATTGaatccagccacccccaggctcctctctgagaaggaatttagaaagcaagggggtcctttgtgCACCTCGTAGCTCAATGAGTTTAGCACAGaatccccctgcacacacacaaacacacaggcatgggaatctacacacacactcctgttcATCCCTGCACAGACATAAACCAGACAGACTCGCAGGGGAACTCCACACACCATTCCCACATCACAACATGAGAACGGTTAGAAAAGCATAAAATATGTACACCAACCATCACTGCactgaagcactcacaggatgtgACACCTGTGTCcattttgaaatgttacagCCATTCTACACAACCTTTATTTCCTGTCAGCTGAGTATTCTATCAGGTGCATTCTGAGATGAAACCCCAGGCACATGAACAGTTGAATTTGTTCCACATTTAAATGctgttgcacatttttaaatggagaaagtaGGGAAACTGCTCAGTGTTCAAATGAATGAAACACAGTGAGCCACAAAAGGCAAAAGTACATAGTGTGCAGCAGGTTTGTGGAGTTACAAATCTGCTCAATTTTTTATGTTTGGCATTCAGAGACCATGTTTACATTTATTAAACTACTCTCGTTCTGCCCCCCACCCCTTTTTTGGAGTGTTTCAAttgcctttccttcttccaaCAGCTGTGACAACTGTTAAAACAGTCAGTAAAATTAAGTCCCCTCTATAATCCTTTTGTCAACGTTACATTTTAATCAGAGGTTGAGGAAGATTTCGTGTTACAAGTGCActgattcatttaaaattattaaactgacATTTATGTCAAAATGAGCAGATACATTTATTGCATGTTAGTTCATTAAATATTAGTAATTATTAGTGCTATTGTTAttgctgaaaaagcaaaaattcaagACTCCAGCTGGCTTTAAGTTATTGCACTCTTTAACATGCTCTACCTTAAAATCAAAGCATACCTAGTGATGGTCAGACAGATGTCTCTGCACTCTCAAAATGTTCAGACAATTTTTATCTCAAATCCTCTCTACCCTCACCCATAAcacaagaactgcagaaactACAACACCTATTTCCTATGTCCTTATGCTCATATGTGCATATGCAGGTCAcaatatattgtcaaatcaCAATTGCTATGGATATTATTAATGCGTCAAACTGTGGGATATATTAATTAAGTCAGAGAAGcagatatgtttctgaatgttagttctttctctgtgtccacACAATCCCACACACCTCAAGCCCTGCACTCACAGAATATATTGGCACTGGAAGGGCTTCCCTCACAGGTGGGTctgttggtgtgaggtcaaaGTAGAGCTCTGggtaaagctcttcccacactccctacaagtgtagggcctttccccggtgtggatgcgccggtgccgGACGAGGGTGGAGTTCtcgttgaagcccttcccgcagtcggtgcagcggaagggcctctcatccgtgtgtgtccgctCATGCGTGCAGAGATTGGAGCTGGTGctaaacctcttcccacattccaagcacttgtagggccgttctccagtgtggatgcgctggtgggagcggagggtggagctctgcctgaagctcttcccacattccccacacgtgtagggctgttccccagtgtggatgtgctggtgggtgcggaggtgggagctgtcactgaagctcttcccacactcctcacATGTGTAGGGCCATTCTCCACTGTGGGTgcgctggtggctgaggagatcagagctgtctctgaagctcttcccacattccctacacatgtagggccaTTTCCCtgtgtggatctgctggtgcCGGATCAGGTGGAAGCTGTtcctgaaactcttcccacattccaagcacctgaagggcttctttCTAGTGGGATGTTGCCTTGGGACCACGACCTTGGAGTTCCTGCTCAAGCTCCTGccaccttcccggcacaggctggctctttcctcctcagagcaccctgggatggctttggagaacctcctgcggggggatctccggcccttttcctccccgctgccttcctgcgccggggagcccttcaaaacagcctctcccaccagggtctcacggggggatttgtcctctgggctctccgtcctcagctcggggcctggggcaggaagcaagaaggacagggaggggatttgcctccggcccacagggaaggccaaggacatccccccaactccggccccggcaggacggcggcgccagcggggttgtcctgcagccggggccatgctcggctgacagagccagcacaacacccgcccaaagggacactgacttcctcctcacctgcctggggggcccaaggcatcttcctcttcctcgcagcctcctcctccatccgcccaagctttgggaaggacaaatcctgatggggggaaaacaagggctgagcgtgttggcttgggggttcctcctgcccaagtccatctctagaactctccgggcatcctgtgaccataaaaacctccaaaacaccaagattcagcccagaaaaacccaaacaaccaagattcaggaaaaaaaagtctcagaaatagcaagaagatCCTCGtcccccaaactgcaaaaagttgagattcagctaaaaaatactccaaaatatgaagattcaggCCAAAAAAAGGTGATGGCGACTGCATTTTaccctccagcaggaaagtcATTTGATTTCAAGCTCGTCTTCAAGGGGCGCCCTGGGACtggagcctgggctctaattaacctctcctgtgctgccaaacggcaggagctgtatggccaagggacaaactctgtgatccctgtcagtgtccatggcccctgtcagtgtccttcagggaaattgggaggaggaaatgaagaaattgGTTTGGAACTAAACCGGTATTAACAtgggaaaaacctccttccatggaaataaaacttagacagtttttcctgggctgaacaaGCTCATTCAGGGATGAAGGACTGGGACTTTTGTggacacttgtgctggtttctttggacacttgtgttccttcagagagcccctggaaacactctgctgttcactcccagtgccaccagtgcctgggtcctgtctgcagcagcagattgcagtgggatgggagaaatgcttttctgagcctctgggctggacacaggcacagcctgaccctgaacccaagggaaacaaagacaaattccacggCTTTAGCTGGACCAAGGGTGGGGGtgtttcctgagggcagcactacaccagacttttgtgtgtgtgtgagacaggcagaaccacaaatgcctgcacagcccagagcagtcagtgtggggctgtgcttgctgctgcagagacccccagggaacaaacccaggcaggagtttgggtttattccttgctctgtgtcactggaatagaatgttccacaggagctctgtccccctctgtggcactcGGTGGCTCGAAGCTGAAGAGGGGGGGAGGTCAAGTGCAAggtcccttctgaagtgtgtccctaaggaggacacttgccttattattgcttattatttgtaatatcttatagatctatcatacaacaccCAAGGATGGActctatagaatatgtgccatatatatgatacagaatgtatctgattattgctttatctgtctgtccagacagatattgtgtatgcagagagattgtatttgagggatatgttcctccaataccctgtgagctccactccCAATGCCAGtaaattcctgaagctcccccttctgtgccctgcaggttttggcagatttgcaagagTTGGGGAAtcactccctgcagcccctttgcactgtaggaaatgggagccctgtgcacatcctgctgcctccagattccattctgggtgtgggaaagaccctgtggggagcaaagaaatgcctggttctgcagcagctgcagatgctcaaggggcagcaggaccaactcaggggcctggggggctttggggtccaggAGAGTCCTTaggcagctggggaggggctttggggattgggggtaaagaccaggacagaccaggacagaccaggacagaccagcacctcctcactgctccccggatctctcctggagctgggccaccttgtTCTGGGACACCTGaggcccccccagtgccctcccagtacagcccagtgcccccagtacagcccactgtgttcctgccCCAGGATGCCAGGTGATTCCTCTTGgggaggggttggaatggatttgagAGAGGGGCTGGAAGAGATTTCAAGGGATCTGggggggttggatggggatttggtgtctttgggtgtatttgggggagttaaaaagggttttggggacattggggcatcaaagggatctgttgggggaggggattaaagggaaaatggaggctAAGAGACATTTGGAGAGGGTTAAAAGGGCctgagggggaagaggaggagctcCATCATGAACATCTGAGCCCTGAGgaccccccctggtgtccccaagaccttcttggtgtccccagttcttTCCTTGACACCTcaagacccccctggtgtctccaatgtctccagggcctctccatggccaCAATTccccccttggcacccccaattccactgtccccaaaccccatccctgatgtccccaaccctccatctcaccccaggagcccccctgaaccctctgaccacaaaccccccccccctatgttcacagaaaggccaagggcatctggggacatgtTGGAGACATttggggggctttgtggggcactgggtgattactgggggatactgggacacactggggggaaccagggggcactgggagggactggggggttactgagggacactgggagggactgtgagggactggaggtgaactggggcacactggggggcactggcagagaactggggagttactgggggattaccaggacacacaggggggacactggcaggttactgggccatactgggggttactgggtgctcactggaggatcactgggccatactgagagtcactgggaggtcattgggatatactgggggcactgggatccccttacctggatgtggtacatctcccccccagaCTTTGGGGGGATTCCCTAGCACctctcccctgggggctgggagatcccgctgaacccactgctgggctttagggaactccccaaaatcccctcaaaaccctgaaatcccccccttGACTCATTGAAACCTACTCAGGAATCCCTAAAATGCCCTCAaagacctcatccctccccagcaccccctaaaccctctcagtaacccacaaaacccacctgggactGCCACAAGCTCATTCAGGGACCCTTCAATctccctcagggaccctcaaaaccATCTGGGACTCTTTAAACGACTTGAGACCtcaaaactgcctaaaaggtccCGCAAatcccccaggacccccaaatctcctcatagacccccaggacccccaaacctcctcatagacccccaaagcccacctAGGATCctccaaatctcctcagaaaccaaaccCCTCAGAGACCGCAAAACCTCTTCAGGGACCTTCAGCTTCCCCTCTGAGTCTCCTCAGGATACCGaacccccccagggacccctcACAACATCCTCGGAAACCCCCGAAcccccgcgctaaaccctcccgagccctccagcctttccacccaaagccgcgctccccgcagccccggaggggatccccagagTCCCGCTCTCGCCACAGTCACCGCCAGATCTTACAGCGAACTGAAGGCCCCGGCGCCATCACCGATTCCGGAAGCCAACGCGGCGTTCTGCGCGCGCACCGCTTTTAGAAAAGACCACCGCAcccaatcagcgcgcggcctCGCCCCCGCACACCAGCCGCTATGCCTGCGCCTTGCGCAGTTTACTgtgggagttgtagtccttgCGGCGGATCATAGCGGCCCTTTGCATGTGAGCGGACGCAAGAAAAG
This Pseudopipra pipra isolate bDixPip1 chromosome W, bDixPip1.hap1, whole genome shotgun sequence DNA region includes the following protein-coding sequences:
- the LOC135405050 gene encoding zinc finger protein 502-like, whose translation is CLECGKSFRKSTNLLTHQRIHTGECRYRCGACGKSFRDRSTVLTHQRIHTGERPYKCMECGKRFQTSSHLLRHERTHTDERPFRCTDCGKGFKLNSHLVRHRCIHTGERPYKCGECGKSFTQSSTLTSHQRIHTGKWPYMCRECGKSFRDSSDLLSHQRTHSGEWPYTCEECGKSFSDSSHLRTHQHIHTGEQPYTCGECGKSFRQSSTLRSHQRIHTGERPYKCLECGKRFSTSSNLCTHERTHTDERPFRCTDCGKGFNENSTLVRHRRIHTGERPYTCRECGKSFTQSSTLTSHQQTHL